CCTTagcctccaaaaaaaaaaaaaaacacaatgccgtttacttttttttttttttttgagttttaaacGATGTGGAATGTGTCGCAGGTTCTAGTCACAAGAATGAGCTTCCAGGACCAGTAATACATTTACTATCAAATTTTCATCTTTACGGCACTGGGAATTGGGATACACCAGAACATTTGGCATTTCTCAGATAAATAGTATCTACAAAAGTGTATTAAGACATTCCATACATTATATATGAGTTTCGTGCATAGTTGGTAGAAAATTCGTGTCACACGAAATAAGATTGCAAGGTGATTATCCAACTAAATACGTCAGACACGGATTTTACCCCCTATCCCAATGTTGACTGTCTACACAAATATTTGAGCCATAGAAGGATACATGTAACATAGATCTACCTCGAGGGCTCCTAGGGGCAAATTTTGTTCTCTAGATTATCCTTTGCAACTTTTTGAGGACTGttagagagatttttttttcaagcacaCGATTTCTAAATGCCTTGCCTTTTGGCAGCCCTTGTGTGACCGAACTGTATATTTGATGGCCGCCACCCTTCCTATTGGAAGCTGGATtttaaaacaccaagaaaagGAATCTAGTGAAGTGAATGAATCTGGCCATCCCATCAATAGCATTTCTGTGGAAGATTTAATTCTTcaagattcttttctttttcttctaagAGAATGAAATGTGTTGAATCTATTTTGATTTTGCTGAAGATGCCATTTACTGTGCTTGTCTCGACTTGTCCAAGGAAAGGTCAAGTTCATTGAATGACGGCTTCCCAATTGCTGCATGTGGGTCACGTAGACGGACGGCTATGCTTCTTCCATCAAAAGGTTCGCTGTCAATGGGTTATTTTTTGTCAGATCTTCTGGCCGGCCATTACCGATGGGCGGAGTTGGCACAGCGGTAAAACTGTCCCGTTGTGGCCCGAAGATCACGGATTTGATTCTCGATAACTGCCTCTCTCCTTGCAAGGGGTAACCGTGCGTACACCAACCATTCCCCGTCGGTACACTCTTTCTGACTATCATCACTACCCGTCTTAGAAACTTCCCAATTAGTCTTGAAACATTAAAATTTCTGTTTTTACACCCCAActatttctttccattttcttgtttatgacattcttgttttcttggCAATAAAGATTTCGTGGTTCTTGCATTTTGTTTCTATGTGTTTGAAGCTTGTAATaatgtttagaaaaaaaactaaagtaaGGTTAGCCTGTGAAATAATATCGACAACATGCAAGCGTGATGACTTTGTGAATTAGCAAATGCCTTTTAGTGCTTGAGATCAAAAAAACTGGGCAGCGATAAATACTGGAGTATTGAATCAGTTCATAGAACAAAAtctaggctccgtttgtttcaatgtaaaatgttttatagtgatgtaaaatatttttcatataaaatgtttatttagaaaataaattttaaactttttttttccagtgtttggttggcacttgaaaatattttaaaattttgacaaaataatgtagagagatagagagggagctaacggtggagagatttgagaatattggaattgaacgtggatcaggactgacgatcgaggaagctgagcagtgaaaattgcagtagaaggcaacgggttcatttcgaaaataacttacggaagatttaagggtaaataatttcatccaattaatgaaaaatgttttacatgtaaaatgttttcctcattttttacacaatcaaacaccggaaaatagataaaacattttaccggaaaatattttacacccaaacaaacggagccctaATGTAGAATTAACCTCAATGGATTTGCCTAGGACTTAAGAGTTTGCTTTCTCTTAAGGTCTTCGATACGATTCTTCTTGCCAGCAACTCTCACCTCACCTCAAGTGCATGCATGGAAAGAGCTGTAGGAGGGGCTATAGAGATTAATTCAAACTGAAGAAAAGCTGGCCCGAGACACTCCACGTTAAAGGAAAAAATCTAATATAGAATGGCAAGTCCTAAACCCTTAACCTCTCattaaacaaaaactaaaaagaagaCGTGGGTGTTTGGCATTTCACAAGCAGGAAAAAAGTTAAAAGACGAGAACAAGGTTTAATTGAATATGATATCTCTTTAACAATgcccaaaaccaaaaattacATGTGCACTGCACTACGACTGTTTGGACATTTGGTAGGCgggataaaattaaaaatatgaaaaacaaaGATTAGTTTAATGTGATATCTTTAACTATGACCAGATTACACGTGCATTGCACTACAGCCTTAGCAAGTGGGATTAAAGAATAACCCTGCTGGTTTAAGTCAAAATTACCATCGGAAATGATAATCTGGAGAAGGAACAAGGAAAGTCCACTGGGCATCATATAActtgctttcttttttcttattaataATGAAAGTGACAATATTAATCCTTTGATGCCTTACCTAGCCCGGTTAAAATTAACCAAGGGTTCGCCTATGACTTAAGGTTTTGCTTCTTTTAAGATTTCAGGTTCGAAGTCTCTCAGGTGCGATCAATTCTTTTGGAGTCTGTCCATACAGAGCATTTGTTTCGGCTTTAAGTGGGGCACTAGCTAGTGGATGGTGGGTTTATGATCCCCAGGATTGGTCAAGATACGTGAAAGCTGATCCGAACACgtatttataaaaaaacaagaaggaagAAAGTGACATTAATCACTCTGCTGAGAGATTATAAAACCAGAATATTCACAACCCATTGTTCCTCATTCTCAAAACCAAGTGGACTCAGTGACCAAGAAAGCACACTCTGTCCAGCTTCCTTTCTATTCAGTtactcatttctctctccccaTCCCAATTTGGAGCTTTTTCCCCTTTCTCCTTTTGAGTTCCATAGATGGAGACAGAGACTTCAAAGAGTTTCTCTTGGGAGGAAATACGTACCgtgaatttggttatttcatCATAAGCTTAATTAGGTAAATCACTGGGCTTTCCCCATCAGAAGTCAAgtaatcaaaaaagtaaaagatcTTTCAGACCCATGATTTATTTGATGAAAGGACAAAGTCAGGTCTGTCCTACTCTTGCTGTTGCTGTTTGTGCCTATCTCTGTCTGCGGGTTTTATAAATGCCCTTCAGAAATATATCAGCTGAGAAAAACTTATGAAAATATGAATCAGTAACGGTGATCCATCTtaacaccctctctctctctctctctctctctctctctctctctctctctctctctctctcaagactcTCAGAATAGAAACACTTACTTTTCTCATGTTGCAGATTCTCTTTTCAGAATTCTAAACAAGTTACAACTTGGAATCcagaaaaaaaaggtaaaaatacTGGCTTTTACTAGACTAGTTCATGATTACCTCATATGGGTATTTCTCTCTGCAGACATCTCTTTCATATTTTTAGAGGGAAAAGAAtaccaagaaagaaaaagaacagtttttaGCATCTTAAAAAGTGCtttgatttgtgggtttttcaGGGAAGTCTCTCATGGAGGGAAGGTATGGTGGTAGCAGTGGTTGGACGTCATGGAGGAatgaagaacttcaagaagaaGATGTTTGGGCTGTTTTCAGCCAAAGTAAAGATTTTTATTCCAAACCTGTAGTTTCATCCGAATCCTCTCCTTCTATCACTCCAAGGCGGCTCCCCTCTGCTGCCAAAATGATTCCAAGGAGCACCAATAGCAGTAGTACCCAAGAACCCAAAATAGTTCAGCAATCGGCTCCTGTGAAGATACCTGATTGGTCAAAGATATATGGGAAGAACTCAAAGAAAGATTCATGgcatgatgatgatgatggtggtggtggtgatggtggtaaTTGTACTGGTAATGGGGTCATGAAAGTTAGTTGGGATagtgatgaagatgatgatggtgatggtgatgattCAGATGGGaacatgatgatgatgatgcctCCACATGAATGGGTTGCTAGGAAGCATGGAAGGAGCCAGGCAACTTCTTTCTCTGTCTGTGAAGGGGCTGGGAGGACTCTCAAAGGGAGAGATCTCAGTAGGGTGAGGAATGCTGTGTTAAGCAGAACTGGTTTTCTTGATTAACATACATacccatcatcatcatcatcatgttCATGGTTATCATGATGGAGATACAAACTTCGTCAAAATGATTGGTAATCTGATTGTTAAAGACATGGATGCCAATGAAGTCAGGTTAGAATTGGGGATTGATTGTTGTCATACATGTTATTGTAAATAGGTTTCTgatcttcttgttctttctccTCAGTGGTAATCTGTTTGAGATTCTCAGATACTGTATTGTGGACAATCTGTTTCTTGAGAAAGGAAGCTCCATTTCACTATTTCAGTGCGGATTTGGCACTCAATAAGCGTCATTAATCCATGGGTTTgaattcttctttttccctttctcttttttttttggtgaagagGACACTGTCTAAGTTTCCCATACTAATTTCTAGTCATCCAATTAATATATACGAGATAATTACGGTATCTGAAATCGAAAGGTAGTAGTGATTTCAGTGCTTGAAGTTTTGAACCATGATGTACTTTAAAAGCCATGACCATTCTCAAATTATGATTCTAGAGACTGTCCCAGTCATGCACGGATCTAATCCTAGCTTCGCGGTTGAATGCGACGAtagtaaaattacaaaaatgcgCTTGTGACCGCAATCTGTATGCATGTAAATTATGTACTCTAAGGGAGTAGTAAGGAAGAGAATCAACCATTATTCACTCCTTAAACTTCTAATATAAAATCTCATGAAGAGAAAGTCTATAATTCTATGTTTCTTGCAATCTTTATTGCTGGCTTTTGTTCTATTTATAACACCATGAGCAGAAATATACCTtatttgtggattattaataaGAGGATCCGCCGACAGCTGGCTAGTTTcgatatatataatatttacAGATGTTAATAATTTATGTGGAATAATTGCTAGCTTTTGTTACCTGTGATTCTATCTTCTTacctaaatttggttttttttattattattattttttaatgttgtattgataGTAATACctaaaaaccaaaatggtattTGTcagaaattattttccttttgttgtttgattaTGTGGAATaagtaatttatttaatttgtcCTGTCATGCTCTTCACAATGATATATACAAACTCATGCATAAACAACTCAAGATATTGAAATCTATGTACAGTTTTTGGCCATTCCATATTAAGAGTGGCCATTCCCCAAATCAAGGTGTCAACCAATTCCAAAATATGTGATTGGAAGAGGCTCTTATACAATATGTAAGAGTGTTGGGCACACATAGATCCACGTAAGGATTCAACGCATTCCCGTTCAAGTTTCAACGCACGTAGTTCTGGTTCACATGCACAATCGTTCTACAGTCTTTTATACATCGGATGACTCAGTACACGTCTCCATCTGAATTTGTATCCAAATGTCTGTGCTCGAAGTATTATTGTATAATACTACATCTTTATGGATCTAGTGAAGGACGAAATTGCAACCCAGATCAAAACAATTCAGACCCACAAGAGGTCAAA
The sequence above is drawn from the Rhododendron vialii isolate Sample 1 chromosome 6a, ASM3025357v1 genome and encodes:
- the LOC131330496 gene encoding protein S40-5-like codes for the protein MEGRYGGSSGWTSWRNEELQEEDVWAVFSQSKDFYSKPVVSSESSPSITPRRLPSAAKMIPRSTNSSSTQEPKIVQQSAPVKIPDWSKIYGKNSKKDSWHDDDDGGGGDGGNCTGNGVMKVSWDSDEDDDGDGDDSDGNMMMMMPPHEWVARKHGRSQATSFSVCEGAGRTLKGRDLSRVRNAVLSRTGFLD